A segment of the Butyrivibrio fibrisolvens genome:
AGACAGATAGGGCTTGATATAACTATCAAAGGTCAAAAGAAACATATTGAACTTGGGTAAAAACAAGGATTGTTTATTATAACTAAGAAACCCCAAACGTAGAAGTATTATAGCTCTACGTTTGGGGTTGTTAAATTAAATAAGATGTCAAAATCTCATCAAAAGATTTTTTATCAGATGATAGTCGTTTTAGAGTTAATTAATATTCTTTATAATCATAGTTTCCAGTCGCCTGATCAAAACCATAAGGTAAGATGTTGATCCACCAGTCTAATGTGCCTGACTTAAATTCGTCAATACTATCGTGTCCATAGTAAGTATAATCACCAACCTTGGTAGTTATAAATGCTCTCCAGTCAGATAAGCTGATATCTGAAGATTCCAAACCTTCATCAGAATCTTTGATGTAAGTAAACGCAGTAGGGTAATAGGTTGTAACATCTCCATGAACTGAGAAGTGGAGTTCATAAATAATAAGTACGATATTACTTCCATTCTCTGTCTCAAGGACAGCTATTGTGTGAACTTTATAAGAGTCAAAATTTTTGTGCTCATAAAGCGCTTTACCACAGTATTCAGCTTCTGTGGCTTCATCTGTCTGCATATCTGCTATAACTTTGTCAGATTTCTCTAGCATTACATCAAGCACAGATTGAGGAATTTCATCTACTGTTTTAACGTAGTTTGGTAATCCTTCAATTGTTGATTCAAGGCTTTCATATACGATGTCTATACCAAGCTCATCCTCAATGTTTTTTTTCTGATTCTCAGAAATGCTCCAGGTAAAGGTTACGGTATCACCATTAGAAAGAGATTCTGTTTTATCGAGCTCACCACTCATGAGATTTTCAAGAGACTGAATATTGCTGTCAGAATCAACAATAGAAGCTAACGCAGCTTCGAGGCTTTCTGTATCAACGCTGTAACTTGCGTTACCATATCCGTCATAGCCTTCTGATTCAACTTTGATAAAAGAATTTAAATCGACTTTTTGTTTGCCGCATCCAGTAAATGCAGCAGCTGCACCTATTGCAGCAGAGATCAATAAAATGGCTTTGATCTTTTTCATTGCATGTCCTCCATAGCTTTTTTCATAATAGATATAAAGATATCATCCCCTCGTTTTTTACAAAAAACTATTACATCGTAAAACTTATGTAACATATTGCCAAGGGAAAAGCTATAGAGGTTATATATTATCTTGATCTACTCAGTTTCCGGAAGCTTCATTTCACATGATTCGCCCCAAACATCCTGTACAAGTGCGTTGCAGTTATCAAGTGTGAAGGAGGAATCCTGTTTTGAAATCTTATTTTGAAGTGCCAGTTCCTCTGTATATAACTCCAGAGGGTATACGGATACACCATTAGTTACAGGCTCCAGATGACATACAGTTGGAATTATGTCATAAGTTTCAATATATACTTTTCCATCATAATCTTTTCTAATAGTAACATTGGCTATACCGCCTACAACTCTGTTAAGAACGCCCTTGCCACTACTTGAAGTCCAGCTTACAAAGTTACCGATAGAATAATAGCAGAGCATATCATGGTCATCATCGTGATAGTATTCGATATCTTCAATGACATGGGGATGCGTCCCTATTACAAGATCTGCACCGTGCTCCATGAAGAGCTTACTCCAGTATTCCTGATTGGAGGTATGATGCAGTACGTATTCAGTCCCCCAGTGAGGACACACTATAGTAAAATCAGCTATCTCTTCAGCAAGGTCGAGGTCCGCAATCACAGAATCTTCATTCAGAGTTTCAACGCAGTAAGGCATACTCTTTGGAATCGGAATACCATTGGTTCCGTAGGTGTAGTTGAGAATAGCGATCTTAATATCATTAACAGTTACAACAGTAATGTCTTTTGAATCTTCTTCGTTATCATATATACCAAGAGTAATGATCTCAGGATGAGCAGTATTCCAGTAGTTTAGCGTATTGATGATACCTTTTGTCCCTTTATCAAGAGCATGGTTGGTCGCATGGCATATTATGTCAAATCCTGAATCTGCAAGTGCATCAGCAATCTGATAAGGAGCATTAAAGCAAGGGTATCCCGATATCCCCAGCTCTTCACCGCCTATGATGACCTCCTGATTGACAAGAGACAGATCAGCGCTACTTATAATATCCGATGTATTTGCAAAAAGAGAAGAGAAGTCATAACTCCCATCATCCTGATGACAGGTCTCTTCAATCGGCATGTGCAAAAGAATATCCCCCACCATCATTACAGTGACAGTCTTTGGAAGCCTTTCTTCTAATACAGATCTGTCTATATTATTGGTAAAAGAAGATATAGAAGAAGTATACTTATCAGAATGATCTATTACCTTTGCAGAAATAGCAGTACCAGGCAAAGAATCCCCAGAAACCTGAGAATACATAGGAGTATCATCTTCGCTAATGTAGGAATCGGTGGAATTGTAAGAATATGCATACCCGCAAGAAGGATCGATCCTCTCACTGTTATAAGCACAGGACATGCAAAGAAAAGCTATTGAAGTGAGCATGAGACTAGAAGAAAATCTTTCAACTATCCTTTTAACCTTCTTATCTTTAAGCATCTTACTTTCTCCACAGAATGAATTCTCAGGTGAAGTTAACGTTATGCCGATGTATGATTAGAAGCGAGGAACTTTGTTAAAATTTAAATGAACAAACATGGTTAGTCTACAGTTTGACGATAACAAATAGTTATTATAAAGTCAACTAATCTATGGCAATACTGGAAATGTCATTCGTCCTATAAAATATGCATTTCATTGGTTTTTGGATGCAATTAAATGAAAATATGTTTTAATACATATGGCGTGAATTTAAAAGGCATTATAAAAAGAATGGTTTTTGTAAATAGTCGCTGTGAACTGGAGAATATATGTTTTCAAGAGGCTGGTAGTATGAAAAGAATTATTTGCTCGGGAAAATGTAAATGGTATTTATTTGCAGGGGCATTCTGGTGCGTAGTGTGTATTGGTATATCTATCGGATCATTATTTATAGATTATATTGGAAGATTATTTTTTGCACCATTAATGGTATATGCCTTGATACGATGTCTATACTTTTTTCTATCATATAAGAATAAAAGAATTATTTTTGATGGGAATGATATATTTTACTTTTCAGTGTTAAATAAAAAATATAATTATTTCTTTGATGATATTGAGAGTGTCAGTTATTATTTTGGTGGTAGAGCTCAGATAGCGGGTATTAAATTTAGACTTAAAGCAAAAAAGATAATACTGACAAAAGAAATGGATGGATTCTTTTTAGTAGAAGATTTCTTAAAACAAATGGAACTATTGTAATTGAGATTTATTTTTGAAAATAATAACGGTTAGGGGGAGAATAAAAAAATGATCAAATTTCTAAAAAACTTATTCAACGGCTTCATCATCGCCGGAATAATCATTTTTTTGATAGGTGTAGATTATTGGATGTTCAGAGCAGGAATTCCATATCAGGATCCGCCGACTGATCTTCAGATTCAATATGCCATAGACTATGGAATTGGAGAAACTCTGATGGAGGTTGGATTTGAAGTTTTAATTATCGGAGTAGTATCCAGGATTATCAGTGGCATAATAAGCAAAAAGAAGCCTCGTAAAAAGCCCCTTTAAATGGAATAAAGAAAAAGAAAGCCGAAAGCTTCGCAATGAGCTTTCGGCTTTTCTTTATTTAAAATTTATATAAATTTTTGTAGCTTGCTGGAATTTTGGACTTTGCTGTGTTATCATTATCTAACATGATATTAGATATATATGATGATTATAAAAATATAACGAATGAAAGGATATAGAATAGGAAAATGATTAACACATTAAATACCCAAGACCTTAACGAACGCCTTGCCAAGGTCAAGGCTGAAATAGCTGCAATCTTCACATCTGAGAAGGAAGACAGCTTTTTTGCACAGGCTGCAAAGCTTGTATCACTCCAGTTTGAAACATACGATAAGCTCGCAGACGGCTCTTTTTATGAACTTGATGCAGACGCAATGCAGGCAGGCAATGATGCGCTCTACAGCTGGAAGCTTGAAAGTAACTATGAAAACTCTTTTGTAAACCCTGCAAAGGCTGTTGCAGAGTTTGGCGACAAGGGACAGATCATTGCTTTCCTTGCAGATAAGCTTGTATTTGGAAACACACATATCTTTAATAACAGAAAAGAAAGATTTGTTGTAGCTTTAGAGCTTTTCCTTGAGATCTACAACCTTTACAAGAACGGTGCAGATGTAGAAGAGTGGAAGAAAGCTGTTTCTAAGCACCAGACAGAAGTAATTGACATGGTTGCAAATGAAGCAATCCATAGACAGTATGATCCTGACAATCAGAAAGTCATGGATATCTTAGACCACGTAAAACCAGGTGATTACAGATTCCTGTATCTGTATGGACTTCCTGTTTCAGAGAATGAAGTAAGAACTGCAAAGTTCATCGATTCCCTGTCTGAAGAAGAGCTTACAGCAATGGCAGGCACCCTTACAAAGGGCTACCGCAAAGGCTTTGAAGTTATGGGCGTAGACTTTAGTAAGAAGACATCAGCTTGCTTTTACTATAACGTAGGTTTTGAAAAGATGGTCAAGACTGCTGTAGCCCAGTTCAAAGAGATGGGACTTGCAAGCACATTCATCGTAGATTCCGGAGCAGAGAACAAGCAGAGCGACTTTGACCACAAGCAGGATATGGCTCTCTATCTTGATGAAGCTTATCTGGAAAAATATCTTTCTGCTTTCCGCAAGGCTTATGAAAGCATTAAAGATAAGGTACGTTCTCACGGTGGACCGGCAGCTATCGAAATCTTCGGAGAGAGAGATTTTGAGCCTGTAAGCAAAAAAGAAGCACTTGCATATAATGAACAGCAGAGACCTCTTTTTGCATCACTTGTAAATAAGAGCGCACTCCTTCGTACAGAGTTCCTTCCTGGCGAGGAAAGAAGCTTTGCGATCATCGCTTATCCTGTTCCTGAAATCGGTGATAAGTTTGAGCAGATCTTTGCTGATACAGTTAAGATCAATACTCTTCCAAGAGAAAAGTATCAGAAGATCCAGCAGGCACTTATCGATGCACTGGACCTTGGCGATCATGCTGTTATCAAAGGTATGAATGGCAACAAGACAGACATCACAGTTTCATTCCATGAGCTCAAAAATCCTGAGAAGGAAACAAACTTTGAAAACTGCCTTGATGACGTAAATATCCCTCTTGGCGAGGTATTCACATCACCTGTTCTTAATGGAACAAACGGCCTTCTTCATGTAAAAGAAGTATTCATTAACGGCCTCAAATATACAGACCTTTCCTTCACTGTTAAGGATGGTATGGTTACTGATTTCTCATGCAATAACTTTGAGAATCCCGCTGACGGCAGAAAGCTTGTAGACGATGAGATCATGAGAAACCATGAAACTCTTGCTATGGGTGAGTTTGCTATCGGAACTAACACAGTTGCTTATGTAATGGGTATCAAGCACGATATCCAGGCTAAGCTTCCGATCCTCATCGCAGAGAAGACAGGCCCTCACTTCGCATTTGGTGATACATGCTATTCACACAGCGAAGACCACGCAGTATTTAACCCTGACGGAAAAGAAATAATCGCAAGAGAAAACGAAGTAAGTGCTCTCAGAAACGAAGATCCCGAAAAGGCATACTTCGGCTGCCATACAGATATCACAGTTCCTTACAACGAACTTGGTGAGATCACAGTATACGGCAAGGACGGATATGAAAAGACTATCATTAAGGACGGAAGATTTGTACTTGAAGGTACAGAGTTCCTTAACGAGGCACTTGAAGAGCTGAACTAAAAGCCGTACCATTCATATGACAGTAGATGGGGCCTGCACTTAAAATGTGCAAGCCCCATAATTATTATCCAGCTGATTATTATTCATAATCATCAAAAATATTATTTGTATACACACCGTATACCTTACCATCTTTCTCAAAATAGAGAACTCCTTTGGTATTATCTATACATCACTCAATATTAGTCCATGAATGGTCGATATATAAAAGGATGGAGGAACTGACTATGCAGTTCATTCTTATAGTTTTATGCGCTATCTTCGTAGGAGCATTTCTTTATATAGAAACCAGGAAAAAATATGTGTCAGCTCTTATTTTTAAGGGGCTGGCATCTGTTTGCTTTGTGCTTTTAGGACTACTGTGCAGTGGGGGCGGGGAAGTTGCCAGGATTCTGGTATATGGCCTGATACTTGGATGCGTAGCAGATGTATTATTAAATATTAGATTTGTGTTAAAGAAAAAAGAGTTGCTAATATATCTGCTTGGAATTGCTGTTTTTCTGGCAGGGCATATCGTATATCTGATTGCAATTTTGACGATATCTTCAAATTGGCCAGTCTGTTTTGTGATTGGAATGATACTCACAGTATTTCTGATCATATGGATGTATAAGAGAATAACTACTTCTAGAAAGATCAAGATTGCAGGAGCCATTTACCTCGAAGCGATCATGCTTTTAAATGCAGTAGCTATTGGCAATGTGATAGCATCCCCTGGATCATTTACTTTTGTATTTGCACTTGGAACATTTCTTTTTCTGATAAGTGATGTATTACTGATACTAAATACATTCGGTTCTGATCCTAAGAGAAGTATACGAATAATTCATATATTGCTTTATTATGCAGGACAGGTTCTCATTGCACTAAGTCTCAAATATGTTTGAAATATATAAGGCGCCGGAGAAATAGAATCTCTGGCGCCTTTTGTGGAGGTAGGATTTGGTTATTTTTATGTATTATTGTTTATTTGTGTTGTTATAGACTTTAAAAATTATACTGCTTTATAGTTTGTGTTTTTATACTATATTTTATGAAAGCTTTTTCACACTTTTAGAAGAGCGTGTCAAAAGGTACAGTGAAATCCTTAATATAGTATTGAATTAGTATACTTCATCAAAGACAAATCCGGTACCAATAAGGTCGCTGTACTCATCTGGAGCTTCTGTGATCTGCATACCTGCTCCGCTTTTTAACGAAATAGTACCTTTTATAGAACCATCATCGTTAGTGAATTCGTATGATCCAAAATCATTTGATTCTGCTGTAAAATAAGCCTGGATGTCTTCTTTGCCCTTTATACAGATGAGAAGACTGTAAGATCCGCTTTCCATGCCTTCTGTGCAGATGACGCAAGTATCAAAGCTATCATATGAACCATAGTAGCCAACGATACCAAAATCAGGAGCTTCAAAATCGCTCTCGCCATTTATTACAGCAAGCTTTTCTGCAAGCTTAACAGCTTCGTTTCTATAACGCTCAGCGCTGTATGTTGTGATGATCATGCCCTGAATAGAACCGCCTTCATACTCGTAAGCCATCTTCTCAGAAATGTCATCTACATACTGTTCCCAATCTGTGTATGTTGCATAGATTGTCTCATACTGAGATCCATCAGCTTCCTTGATACGATCAAGAAGACTTTCTGTCTCTGCCTGCCATACATAAAGAAGATTTATGCTAAGAGAATCCATCTCAACCTGAGTTTCGCCATCCATTCTAAGATTTTCATACTTTTCATAAAGATCGCATATTCCATTGATCTCATCTGTTAATGATGAAGAGGATGCTACAACCTCATCAACCTCAGCTTTGATCTGGGATGAGTAGTCTTCTTCGCCTGCTTCATCTTCGGAAGCAGAATCATCATCTGATACATCATCAGATTCAACTTCTGTGTCGTCAATATCAAGTTCTTCACCTTCGTCTCCAATAGAAGACCCTTCAGATGTTTCGATATTCTCCTCGTTTGTGTCTTCAGTGTCAACTGAAGAAGTAGCACAGCCTCCAAGTACTAATGTTGAGGCTGTAAGTAGAATAAATAGTTTGTTGCGCATTTGTTAACACCTCCTTACGTTGTCTGTAACATACTAACAAATGAACTGCCATATGGCAACATAAATCGTCATTTGCCACATGAAGAAACGATATTTAATTTAAAAATGTAGGTTGTGCCGGAAGATTCCGCTGAAATAATCCTCGAGCTACCTTGCCTCTCGTCGTAGGGGCTGTGGCGGTTCGCATTGTAGGGATTGAATGCACCAGGTAGCTGTACGATTAAACATACGATGCCCCTGAACACTCCTCGTACGGATAACGCTCGAGGATTATTTCAGTGGAATCTTCCCCTAAAGGCTTTACTTTTCCTATATACCTATAGCATGGTATGATTTATATATACCAATAGAAAAAGAATTACTAAAAACATAGCACATATAAAGTATCATCAAAACCTTGAATATTCCTGAAAGTGGAAGTTGATAAATCGATGAAAATAGACATTAAGCAGATTCCGGAAGGAGAGGAGTATGTAACTATTCGTTATAAAGACCTTACCCCTTCTATGAAAAAAGTAATAGGTATCCTCGAAGGGACCGATGATAAGCTCTGGGGTAAGACCGACACGGGCACAGAAGGCACCAGGATCGGCAAGCTCTTGTACCTCGAGTCAGTGGACGACAAAGTCTTTGCTTACACAGGCGACAAAGTCCTGAAGATAGACGGCACCCTGAACTCATTCATGACAGACTATGATGACGGCAGCTTTTTTAGATGCAGTAAGTCTATGGTCATTAACGTTAACAGGGTTAAAGCCCTAAAAAGCCTTTCTTCCAACAGAATAGATGCCACGATGGAAGGCGGCGAGCATATCATAATATCAAGACGATATGCATCTGAATTTAGAAGATTATTAAAAGGAGGAGGTTGAATATGAATAACAATAAAAAGCCTACCCTCTGGGAGCTATACCTTACCAAAGAGATCGGTATCGAGTTTAAAGCATGTCTTTATTTCTTTGCCTTTTTGTTTTTTTACTGTGTATACAAGATCATAAACGGAGTCTACGACGCAAGCATCCTCCATATGGCAGAGCTCATCTTTACTTGCTACATAATAGGATACATACAAGTCTACCTTCTGTGGAACTTCGATGAGGCGGACTCGCTCGGAGGCAAAGAAGTACTTGGAATTATCATCTGCACCGTTGTTTACACTTTCCTCTCTTGGCTCTTTAACTGGTTTGACAAGAGCATTATGGTCAGCCTTTTTTTCGGCGCATATATATTGCTTGTGTACTTCTGCGTATACCTGATATATAAATGTAAGCGCATAATAGATGATAAAAAACTCAACGAAGATCTGAAATTATTCCAGACACAGCACAAAAAAAGTGAATGATAAAGGCCAAATAGTGCATCTTACGGGAACATGTATTGTTCCCGTTTTTTATTTTTGTTATGAATAAAGTGTAAGGACCGCATATATGCAATTCAAAAAATCAGACATTGGGAGCTTGAAATTAAATTAAATCCAATAGTCTAAAGGGAGAAGATGATCATGAAAGAAAATGTGATAGAGATAAGCCATCTCACAAAAAGTTATGGAAAAAGCAGAGGAGTAATAGATGTATCTTTAAACGTCCAAAAAGGTGACATTTTTGGATTCCTCGGACCAAATGGCGCAGGAAAGTCCACAACCATAAGATCCATGCTTGGCTTTCTGAAAATAAACGAAGGAAGCATAAAGATCCTTGGAATGGACAGCATTAAAGATCACGAGAAAATCTTAAGAGAAGTAGGCTATATGCCATCTGAAGCCTGGTTCTACGATTCAATGAAGGTTGCAGACGTTATCAAATACGCAGCAGATGTAAGAGGCATGGACTGCAGCGAAGAAGCAAGAAAACTATGCGAAAGACTTAAAGTTGATACTAAAAAGAAGATAAAACAGTTATCTCTTGGTAACAGAAAAAAAGTCAGCATAGTATGCGCAATGCAGCACAAGCCCAAACTCTTCATATTCGATGAACCAACCGGCGGCCTCGACCCCCTTATGCAAAAGAACTTTTTTGCACTGATAAATGAATATGTAGATCAAGGCGCAACCTGCCTCCTGTCAACCCATGTCCTGTCAGAAGTCGACAAATACTGTAAAAATGCAGCAATCATGAGAGAAGGAAGACTTACAATGCTGGATACACCGCATATTGATGACGAGACGTTCCTTAGTTTCTACGAAGATGAAGAAGAATAGGCCTATTTACATGACTTTTGGAACGAAGTGACAAAAAGTCGTAAATTTATAAAAGGGAGAACCAAATATGAAATCAGTTTTAAAAAGAGAATTATTACTTAACATAAAAAGCCTGCTAATCTGGAGCTTATCCGTCGGAATCCTTGGCCTTTCCTGCATCCTCCTTTACAGCTCAATGGAAGGCGAGATGAAAGACATGGCAGATGCCTTCTCCAACATGGGAGCCTTTTCCGATGCCTTCGGAATGAGCACCTTAAGCATAGCATCCCTTAAAGGATACTTCGCAACAGAAATAGGCGCAGTACACGGCCTTGGAAGCGGCATGTTTGCAGCAATAATAGCTATAAACATAATTTCAAAAGAAGAAGACGCCCACACCGGCGAATTCATCTTTTCACTTCCCTTATCCAGAAGCAAAGTACTTACCGCCAAAGCCATATGCGTCGCAATAATGCTTGTTGTATTCACCGCAGTCTGCACCATCTGCTATCTTATAGGTTTTAACATTCTAGGAGAAGACATCCCCACCGACCAGTTCTTAACCTTCATGGCAAGACAACTGCTCATGAATGCAGAGGTAGCCGGAATCTGCTTTGCCCTCTCATCCTTCCCCGGCAAAAACCGAATGGGCCTCGGCCTTGGAATGGCCCTTTTATTCTACTCCTTCGACGTAATGGGTCGCGTAATCCCCGACCTCAAAGACTACCTCTTCATCGGCCCCTATTCCTACGCCAACGCTGCCGAGATATTCACCGACGTAGAGGTTCAAACCAAATCTATTATTCTTGCAATAATTCTTCTAATTTCCGGACTGATTTTCGCTTTCTGGAACTACAACCGAAGAGACCTTGCCAGCTAATCCTATGCTGATAAACTAGTTTTATCCATTTATCAGCTTCCACCCTCCGGGATAGGCGATACCTCCTTTACAAATCTCCACCACAAGCCGATATATGATATGCGGTTTGTGGTGATTTTTTTAGTCTATGGTGGCTTATGGCTTCATTTAGATTTGATAAGATAATTAAAAGCGGTTTATGGCAACGTATGTTTTTATCCGGTGTAGGTATCCTGGTGAATGTAGTCTTTGCCTGCATTATGCTTAGGCTCGGACTTCCATTCTATCTCGACACCATGGGTACTATTGCCGTGTCAGCAGCTGTAGGTCTTTTCCCCGGAATCCTTACAGCTGTTGCTTCGAATGCCATCATGGCACTAATACATGCCAATTTTATCTATTTTGGCTTTATCAACGCCATTATCGCGATCCTGACCACATGGTTTGTCAGGAACAATCTCCATAAAAAGATTTCCAAAGTTATCGTTTTTGTCCTGATCATAGCATTCGCCACAGGCATCATCAGTTCCAGTATCAGCTGGTTTTTGTTAGAGGGAGCGCAGGCTGCCAAAAATTCAGAAGCTGTACTGATGCTTTCTTCATCCATCGGAATCCCCATGTTCTGGGCTTATTTTATCTTCACTATTTTTGTCGAAATATTTGATAAGGGCCTTGCTGTTGCTCTGGCGTGGCTAATATTGAAGATTCTCCCGGACGAGGTCAAAAAGCAATTCGAACAAGGAGACTGGAAACAGCGACCTCTTAATAGTGATGATCTTAGTAAATTAAAAGAATGGGGCAAAGGCCTTAATCATTCACTTCAAAAAAGGGCAACTGCCATGCTCATCTTAACGTCTGTCCTTCTTGTTGTCGTTACGGGATGGAGCGGCGTAAGACTCTATTTTTCCAAATAT
Coding sequences within it:
- a CDS encoding ABC transporter ATP-binding protein, which encodes MKENVIEISHLTKSYGKSRGVIDVSLNVQKGDIFGFLGPNGAGKSTTIRSMLGFLKINEGSIKILGMDSIKDHEKILREVGYMPSEAWFYDSMKVADVIKYAADVRGMDCSEEARKLCERLKVDTKKKIKQLSLGNRKKVSIVCAMQHKPKLFIFDEPTGGLDPLMQKNFFALINEYVDQGATCLLSTHVLSEVDKYCKNAAIMREGRLTMLDTPHIDDETFLSFYEDEEE
- a CDS encoding DUF3021 domain-containing protein, translated to MNNNKKPTLWELYLTKEIGIEFKACLYFFAFLFFYCVYKIINGVYDASILHMAELIFTCYIIGYIQVYLLWNFDEADSLGGKEVLGIIICTVVYTFLSWLFNWFDKSIMVSLFFGAYILLVYFCVYLIYKCKRIIDDKKLNEDLKLFQTQHKKSE
- a CDS encoding lysoplasmalogenase, whose protein sequence is MQFILIVLCAIFVGAFLYIETRKKYVSALIFKGLASVCFVLLGLLCSGGGEVARILVYGLILGCVADVLLNIRFVLKKKELLIYLLGIAVFLAGHIVYLIAILTISSNWPVCFVIGMILTVFLIIWMYKRITTSRKIKIAGAIYLEAIMLLNAVAIGNVIASPGSFTFVFALGTFLFLISDVLLILNTFGSDPKRSIRIIHILLYYAGQVLIALSLKYV
- a CDS encoding ABC transporter permease subunit encodes the protein MKSVLKRELLLNIKSLLIWSLSVGILGLSCILLYSSMEGEMKDMADAFSNMGAFSDAFGMSTLSIASLKGYFATEIGAVHGLGSGMFAAIIAINIISKEEDAHTGEFIFSLPLSRSKVLTAKAICVAIMLVVFTAVCTICYLIGFNILGEDIPTDQFLTFMARQLLMNAEVAGICFALSSFPGKNRMGLGLGMALLFYSFDVMGRVIPDLKDYLFIGPYSYANAAEIFTDVEVQTKSIILAIILLISGLIFAFWNYNRRDLAS
- a CDS encoding aminopeptidase; this encodes MINTLNTQDLNERLAKVKAEIAAIFTSEKEDSFFAQAAKLVSLQFETYDKLADGSFYELDADAMQAGNDALYSWKLESNYENSFVNPAKAVAEFGDKGQIIAFLADKLVFGNTHIFNNRKERFVVALELFLEIYNLYKNGADVEEWKKAVSKHQTEVIDMVANEAIHRQYDPDNQKVMDILDHVKPGDYRFLYLYGLPVSENEVRTAKFIDSLSEEELTAMAGTLTKGYRKGFEVMGVDFSKKTSACFYYNVGFEKMVKTAVAQFKEMGLASTFIVDSGAENKQSDFDHKQDMALYLDEAYLEKYLSAFRKAYESIKDKVRSHGGPAAIEIFGERDFEPVSKKEALAYNEQQRPLFASLVNKSALLRTEFLPGEERSFAIIAYPVPEIGDKFEQIFADTVKINTLPREKYQKIQQALIDALDLGDHAVIKGMNGNKTDITVSFHELKNPEKETNFENCLDDVNIPLGEVFTSPVLNGTNGLLHVKEVFINGLKYTDLSFTVKDGMVTDFSCNNFENPADGRKLVDDEIMRNHETLAMGEFAIGTNTVAYVMGIKHDIQAKLPILIAEKTGPHFAFGDTCYSHSEDHAVFNPDGKEIIARENEVSALRNEDPEKAYFGCHTDITVPYNELGEITVYGKDGYEKTIIKDGRFVLEGTEFLNEALEELN
- a CDS encoding CapA family protein, with the translated sequence MLKDKKVKRIVERFSSSLMLTSIAFLCMSCAYNSERIDPSCGYAYSYNSTDSYISEDDTPMYSQVSGDSLPGTAISAKVIDHSDKYTSSISSFTNNIDRSVLEERLPKTVTVMMVGDILLHMPIEETCHQDDGSYDFSSLFANTSDIISSADLSLVNQEVIIGGEELGISGYPCFNAPYQIADALADSGFDIICHATNHALDKGTKGIINTLNYWNTAHPEIITLGIYDNEEDSKDITVVTVNDIKIAILNYTYGTNGIPIPKSMPYCVETLNEDSVIADLDLAEEIADFTIVCPHWGTEYVLHHTSNQEYWSKLFMEHGADLVIGTHPHVIEDIEYYHDDDHDMLCYYSIGNFVSWTSSSGKGVLNRVVGGIANVTIRKDYDGKVYIETYDIIPTVCHLEPVTNGVSVYPLELYTEELALQNKISKQDSSFTLDNCNALVQDVWGESCEMKLPETE
- a CDS encoding LytTR family DNA-binding domain-containing protein, encoding MKIDIKQIPEGEEYVTIRYKDLTPSMKKVIGILEGTDDKLWGKTDTGTEGTRIGKLLYLESVDDKVFAYTGDKVLKIDGTLNSFMTDYDDGSFFRCSKSMVINVNRVKALKSLSSNRIDATMEGGEHIIISRRYASEFRRLLKGGG